A stretch of Porites lutea chromosome 5, jaPorLute2.1, whole genome shotgun sequence DNA encodes these proteins:
- the LOC140938044 gene encoding LOW QUALITY PROTEIN: SUN domain-containing ossification factor-like (The sequence of the model RefSeq protein was modified relative to this genomic sequence to represent the inferred CDS: substituted 1 base at 1 genomic stop codon): protein MLRVQLKESQELPLSEDSSTTSQEASSSVFLSKSELEELVTPTVAPATPSCDADLSITVVNHASSSDSYSQPREYMVSSVIPIPPSNPSQIQSSQGSQNVRAGTFSEGVVATKEPEVFSSVLDSIPPNPISSEPTPTAPSATSPKEEEDSITAALNQAAEEETKLKEEEMPSFDEFKRRVLQEEEEKSKQQSAENSSGAAPKPKKLKERKQSNYASVDCGAKILDHNSEASNVDSILVENRDLYMLNPCSAQVWFIVELCDLAQVKSIQIANFELFSSTPESFRVYVSKRYPTREWTMLGTFQAREERTIQTFPLGEPIYAKYFKVEMLSHFGSEHYCPLSLLRVHGSSMMEELEDHETDGQEENDNSDSDSDVPVLPPNPSAKVEDQPKEQNLLERAADAVFNLVKKFTGNGHDNKQDKEGDDSKLGAQDNKMTASEKESQGESKGKIVTLVGHEELNENSQMSGDNACIVKQGHSRDRNASQGKCVSGNISHEDSPPCSKADKEGETRTCSPAPSACQLFAQVLEHYSLGCFVGRILFSKNENFTVSMNLATSGDYKRKLIVAHEKDKGXSYEKKESQDQEKVPAEEAGEPSTADNSEEKSAELNIVDQEFPVIIPEMSSSVLKMSNEVTSSGASGVSEYVDPSPGVLQPSESLNIFVSEDEKKRETDDKTPSLAEVSVVTSLPLNATLLASSSVVLKSSQVPVIKDSFDDVPQGESKLHDQQELNKQPVQSIPDRPSTVLGSEQAHSVTKGTSQQPLPMNAKDISSKDEEKIEDNVTVTDELNGSKGKDKTEATRSECKGPNSIHIISQSSPDIDVLETKLTDKDGREGTAQLPEEVYLEKAPIHSAIEASESTKATDFSSINLEPVRTEGEGLKPDLDNQEPGIESTKSASKMLESENVDPVIQPTIPPGIDITDTSDPVLPLPAPPVIGDTSLPSHEFSTAALSAEATLDTSILSKAQQAAVSSPAGASSGVGSGGQKESIFVRLSNKIKVLEQNLNMSTLYMEQLHQRYRKSVEELQKNSAKKVALLTNATKKAETIINNQKEQITKLQSKLDNLTNAVADMKARMDPLNKEVMERRVIGLCIEIVLILLLFVLFAKRNNNQVTSNSPGRSVHLMNGHGPPRLAIEESKRSKATVLSEVPRLSGKEQLLFSFVKMAEPESIGGGTDTDHHDSKLVKGNTFNTSESKKKRHRKRKGSSTPELLPDSPSYETSNGPEPSPESHSSADAPRSARVVSRTAGLLFSSARGFFGGLHNPWKQSKPSTVHSDPNISARSELSQASKSSPRPNNPGLSRAKSLELVPENTSIQKPAPPPPAPTLSSEFGVMLKRPPDCYYPKKDPAKNIFPGPVKYGKYGVLDSQLA, encoded by the exons ATGTTGCGTGTGCAGCTG AAAGAATCTCAAGAATTGCCTTTATCAGAAGACTCATCGACCACATCACAAGAAGCCTCCTCAAGTGTCTTCCTGTCCAAATCAGAACTAGAAGAACTTGTTACACCAACAGTGGCTCCAGCTACCCCAAGCTGTGATGCTGATTTGTCCATTACTGTCGTAAACCACGCAAGTAGCAGTGACTCATACTCACAACCAAGAGAATACATGGTTTCATCAGTAATCCCTATACCTCCCAGTAATCCAAGCCAGATTCAGTCATCCCAGGGAAGTCAAAATGTTAGAGCTGGCACTTTCTCTGAGGGAGTGGTAGCAACAAAAGAGCCAGAGGTGTTCTCTTCAGTTTTAGACTCCAT CCCTCCAAATCCAATCAGCAGTGAGCCCACGCCTACTGCACCTTCAGCAACAAGTCCAAAGGAGGAAGAAGACAGCATAACGGCAGCTTTAAACCAAGCAGCAGAAGAGGAAACCAAACTGAAGGAAGAAGAAATGCCTTCATTTGATGAATTTAAAAGAAGAGTTTTACAGGAGGAAGAAGAGAAAAGTAAACAGCAGAGTGCTGAGAACTCAAGTGGAGCTGCACCCAAACCCAAGAAATTAAAGGAACGAAAACAAAGCAATTATGCTTCAGTAGACTGTGGTGCAAAGATCTTAGATCACAATAGTGAAGCATCTAATGTTGACAGTATTTTGGTCGAAAATAGAGACTTGTATATGTTAAATCCGTGTAGTGCACAAGTGTGGTTTATTGTGGAGTTATGTGATCTGGCTCAAGTCAAAAGCATACAAATTGCAAACTTTGAACTATTCTCTTCCACTCCTGAAAGCTTTCGGGTGTATGTAAGTAAAAGATATCCCACGAGAGAGTGGACTATGTTAGGAACATTTCAAGCTCGCGAGGAAAGGACAATACAAACTTTTCCACTAGGTGAGCCAATCTATGCCAAGTACTTTAAG GTTGAGATGTTGAGTCACTTTGGCTCAGAGCATTACTGCCCACTGAGCCTTCTGCGTGTGCACGGCAGCAGCATGATGGAAGAGCTGGAAGACCATGAAACAGATGGACAGGAAGAGAACGATAACAGTGACAGTGACAGTGATGTGCCAGTGTTACCTCCTAATCCTAGTGCCAAGGTTGAAGATCAACCCAAGGAGCAAAATCTGCTGGAAAGAGCGGCTGATGCTGTTTTTAATCTGGTCAAGAAATTCACTGGAAATGGGCATGATAACAAGCAAGATAAGGAAGGAGACGATAGTAAACTCGGCGCCCAAGACAATAAAATGACTGCTTCTGAGAAGGAATCCCAAGGTGAAAGCAAGGGCAAAATTGTCACTCTTGTTGGTCATGAAGAGCTCAATGAAAATTCACAAATGAGTGGTGACAATGCCTGTATAGTAAAGCAAGGTCACAGTCGTGATAGAAATGCTTCACAAGGAAAATGTGTGTCTGGTAATATAAGCCATGAAGATAGTCCACCTTGCAGCAAAGCAGATAAGGAGGGAGAGACTCGTACATGCAGCCCTGCTCCGTCAGCATGCCAGTTGTTTGCTCAGGTATTGGAGCACTACAGTCTGGGGTGTTTTGTGGGACGAATACTGTTTTCAAAGAATGAAAACTTTACAGTATCAATGAATTTAGCCACGAGTGGTGATTACAAGCGAAAGTTAATTGTAGCTCATGAAAAAGATAAAGGTTAATcttatgaaaagaaagaaagtcaaGACCAAGAGAAAGTTCCTGCAGAAGAGGCTGGAGAGCCATCTACTGCTGACAACTCAGAAGAGAAGAGTGCGGAATTAAATATCGTAGACCAAGAATTCCCTGTTATCATTCCTGAAATGTCTTCCAGCGttctgaaaatgtcaaatgaagTTACTAGCTCAGGCGCATCGGGAGTTTCAGAATATGTTGACCCTTCGCCCGGAGTTTTGCAGCCTAGCGAGTCACTAAACATTTTCGTGTCAGAGGATGAGAAGAAGAGGGAAACTGATGACAAAACCCCCTCATTAGCAGAAGTGTCAGTTGTTACGTCCTTACCTTTAAATGCCACTCTGCTGGCTTCTTCGTCTGTGGTACTTAAAAGTTCCCAAGTGCCAGTAATTAAGGATTCTTTTGATGATGTTCCACAAGGTGAATCCAAGTTACACGATCAGCAGGAGTTAAATAAACAACCTGTACAAAGCATTCCTGACAGACCGTCAACTGTGTTAGGAAGTGAACAGGCACACTCTGTGACAAAAGGCACTTCTCAGCAGCCATTACCTATGAATGCGAAGGATATAAGTTCCAAAgatgaagagaaaatagaagaCAATGTAACTGTTACTGATGAATTAAACGGTAGCAAGGGTAAAGATAAAACCGAAGCTACACGATCGGAATGCAAAGGGCCAAATTCAATTCACATTATATCTCAATCTTCTCCAGATATTGACGTCTTGGAGACAAAACTCACTGACAAAGATGGACGAGAGGGTACTGCTCAATTACCTGAAGAGGTATATTTAGAAAAAGCGCCTATACATAGTGCCATTGAAGCGTCAGAATCAACTAAAGCAACTGATTTTTCAAGTATAAATTTAGAGCCAGTTAGAACAGAAGGTGAGGGATTGAAACCAGATTTGGACAACCAGGAGCCAGGTATTGAGAGCACAAAATCGGCATCCAAAATGTTGGAATCTGAAAATGTGGATCCGGTTATTCAGCCTACCATTCCTCCTGGTATTGACATTACTGACACTTCAGACCCTGTTCTTCCATTGCCAGCTCCTCCTGTTATTGGAGACACAAGCTTGCCTAGCCATGAGTTTTCAACTGCAGCATTGTCAGCAGAAGCTACTCTTGATACTTCAATCCTCAGCAAAGCCCAACAAGCCGCTGTTTCTTCTCCAGCTGGAGCATCGTCAGGGGTTGGGTCAGGAGGGCAGAAGGAATCCATATTTGTCCGTCTTAGTAACAAGATCAAGGTTCTGGAACAGAATTTGAACATGAGCACCCTGTATATGGAACAGCTGCATCAGAG ATACCGCAAGTCAGTGGAAGAATTACAGAAGAACTCAGCTAAGAAAGTTGCCCTGTTGACCAATGCTACCAAGAAGGCAGAAACTATT ATCAACAACCAAAAGGAACAGATCACTAAACTACAATCAAAGCTGGATAACCTGACCAACGCAGTTGCTGATATGAAAGCCCGTATGGATCCACTCAATAAGGAAGTGATGGAGCGCCGTGTTATCGGTCTTTGCATTGAAATTGTCTTAATTCTTCTTCTGTTTGTCCTGTTTGCAAAGAGAAACAATAATCAGGTGACTTCTAACTCACCCGGGAGGTCAGTGCACCTTATGAACGGTCATGGCCCCCCTCGACTTGCAATTGAAGAAAGCAAACGCAGCAAAGCCACTGTCTTGTCTGAAG ttcctAGGTTAAGTGGAAAAGAACAGCttcttttcagttttgtcaAGATGGCGGAACCGGAGAGTATCGGAGGCGGCACTGATACAGATCACCATGACAGCAAATTAGTAAAG GGTAATACCTTCAATACCAGTGAGAGTAAGAAGAAACGTCATCGCAAGCGTAAAGGGTCCAGTACACCTGAACTTCTGCCTGACAGTCCTAGCTATGAAACGTCCAACGGACCCGAGCCTTCCCCTGAAAGTCATTCTAGTGCTGACGCACCTAGGTCAGCAAGAGTTGTCAGTCGTACAGCTGGGCTGCTTTTCTCGAGTGCTCGTGGGTTCTTTGGTGGCCTTCACAATCCATGGAAACAATCAAAACCCTCCACTGTCCATAGTGATCCCAATATATCCGCAAGAAGCGAACTCAGCCAAGCGAGCAAAAGCTCGCCGAGACCAAATAATCCGGGTTTATCCCGAGCAAAGAGTCTTGAGTTAGTTCCAGAGAATACATCAATTCAAAAACCtgcaccaccaccaccagcacCGACCCTTTCGTCCGAGTTTGGCGTGATGTTGAAGCGCCCACCAGATTGTTATTACCCTAAGAAAGACCCCGCAAAGAACATTTTTCCTGGTCCCGTGAAATATGGGAAATATGGCGTATTAGATTCTCAGTTGGCATAA